Proteins encoded in a region of the Salmo trutta chromosome 34, fSalTru1.1, whole genome shotgun sequence genome:
- the LOC115173549 gene encoding proteasome subunit beta type-7-like, which yields MALSNVLEIPTSGFNFENVARNVALEGLLEGGHTKTLKPMKTGTTIAGLVCKEGVVLGADTRATSGEVVADKMCAKIHYISPNIYCCGAGTAADTEKTTDLLSSNLTIFSMNSGRNPRVVMAVNILQDMLFRYRGQIGASLILGGVDCTGNHLYTVGPYGSIDNVQYLAMGSGDLAALGILEDRFKPNMELEEAKELVRDAIHSGIMSDLGSGNNIDICVITKQGVDYIRPYQESEYKDKRRKRYKYGTGTTSILTEKIVPLELEVVQETVQRMDTA from the exons ATGGCGCTATCAAATGTTCTCGAAATACCTACATCGGGATTTAATTTCGAGAACGTCGCCAG AAATGTTGCTCTGGAGGGCCTGCTTGAGGGAGGACATACCAAGACACTTAAGCCTATGAAGACTGGGACCACCATAGCTGGACTAGTGTGCAAG GAGGGAGTGGTACTGGGAGCAGACACGCGGGCCACCTCCGGTGAAGTGGTGGCTGATAAGATGTGTGCCAAGATCCACTACATCTCCCCCAATATATA CTGCTGTGGTGCAGGAACTGCAGCGGATACAGAGAAGACCACCGACCTGCTCTCCTCCAACCTCACCATCTTTTCTATGAACAGCGGCAGGAACCCACGTGTCGTGATGGCAGTAAACATACTGCAGGACATGctattcag GTACCGGGGCCAGATAGGGGCCAGTCTAATCCTAGGAGGGGTGGACTGTACCGGTAATCACCTCTACACAGTGGGGCCCTATGGGAGCATAGACAATGTGCAATACCTTGCAATGG GGTCTGGTGACTTGGCTGCTTTGGGGATTCTGGAGGACAGGTTCAAACCTAATATGGAG TTGGAGGAGGCTAAGGAGCTGGTCCGGGATGCCATCCACTCTGGCATCATGAGTGACCTGGGCTCAGGAAACAACATAGATATCTGTGTCATCACTAAACAGGGGGTGGACTACATCAGGCCGTACCAGGAGTCAGAGTACAAAGACAAGAG GCGGAAGAGATACAAGTATGGCACAGGTACAACGTCTATTTTGACAGAGAAAATAGTCCCTCTGGAGCTGGAGGTGGTGCAGGAGACAGTCCAGCGGATGGATACCGCCTGA
- the LOC115173547 gene encoding proteasome subunit beta type-8-like, translating into MALFDVSGYKSYSELRGQIIGTGVGHFIDRPNKQFSVPVGVDPSGFLKSCSSEGGVSIDLNHGTTTLAFTFRHGVIVAVDSRASAGSYIASKEANKVIEINPYLLGTMSGSAADCQYWERLLAKECRLYKLRNKQRISVSAASKLLCNMMLGYRGMGLSMGSMIVGWDNKGPGLYYVDDNATRLSGRMFSTGCGSSYAYGVIDSGYHEDMTVEEAYELGRRGITHATHRDAYSGGVVNLYHMQEDGWIKVCKEDVSELIHRYRKGMF; encoded by the exons ATGGCCCTTTTCGATGTAAGTGGTTATAAATCCTACTCGGAACTTCGTGGGCAGATTATTGGAACAGGAGTAGGGCATTTTATCGACCGACCGAATAAGCAATTTTCTGTTCCCGTTGGAGTGGAT CCCTCAGGGTTCCTCAAGTCATGCAGCAGTGAAGGTGGTGTGTCCATTGATCTGAACCATGGTACTACTACCCTGGCTTTCACATTCCGCCATGGTGTCATTGTGGCTGTGGACTCCAGGGCCTCAGCTGGCAGCTACATTG CGTCGAAGGAGGCTAACAAGGTGATAGAGATCAACCCTTACCTGCTGGGGACCATGTCCGGCAGTGCTGCTGACTGCCAGTACTGGGAGAGACTGCTGGCTAAGGAGTGCAG GCTGTACAAACTGAGGAACAAGCAAAGGATCTCAGTGTCTGCAGCCTCTAAGCTGCTGTGTAACATGATGCTGGGATACAGGGGCATGGGCCTCTCCATGGGCAGCATGATCGTTGGCTGGGACAATAAG GGCCCTGGTTTGTACTACGTGGATGACAACGCCACACGTCTCTCCGGTCGTATGTTCTCTACTGGTTGTGGTAGCAGCTATGCGTACGGAGTGATTGACAGCGGCTACCATGAGGACATGACGGTTGAGGAGGCGTACGAGCTGGGCCGCCGCGGCATCACCcacgccacacacagagacgcctACTCCGGAGGAGTGGTCAACC tgtacCACATGCAGGAGGACGGCTGGATAAAGGTGTGTAAGGAGGACGTTTCAGAGCTGATCCACCGCTACAGGAAAGGCATGTTCTGA